One genomic region from Rosa rugosa chromosome 1, drRosRugo1.1, whole genome shotgun sequence encodes:
- the LOC133725058 gene encoding uncharacterized protein LOC133725058 codes for MVNVYRGTGKHSPTNWCTLNLLDPCFPLYDPSEPTPACCKAAASLSTQVIAKKLYECLEDLQKAGPLNLSALRLLFPACDVSVKLPPARVSDDMDCSQYEPEDSRVATYWVFCYDPSMGFYWQYRIRFSTSVMNRYGSENNSAPVSFE; via the exons ATGGTGAATGTTTATAGAGGTACAGGAAAGCATAGTCCAACAAATTGG tgtacCTTGAATCTGTTGGATCCTTGCTTTCCGCTATATGATCCTTCGGAGCCTACACCGGCTTGCTGTAAAGCTGCGGCGTCTCTCAGCACTCAAGTAATTGCGAAGAAGCTATATGAGTGTCTAGAGGATTTACAAAAGGCAGGGCCTCTGAACTTATCTGCACTTCGTCTTCTGTTCCCCGCCTGTGACGTTTCTGTAAAGCTTCCACCGGCACGTGTCTCGGATGATATGGACTGTTCCCA GTATGAACCTGAAGATTCAAGGGTTGCCACTTATTGGGTATTTTGCTATGATCCAAGCATGGGCTTTTACTGGCAGTATAGAATTCGGTTTTCTACTAGTGTTATGAACAGATATGGCAGTGAAAACAATAGTGCCCCTGTATCTTTTGAATAA
- the LOC133724372 gene encoding uncharacterized protein LOC133724372 — MEQDCLSGVAAVEHVLLSLGSVDRVTDSADLGCQSLTHFDGQISGVTATKFEVQFLSRWRNNGCNLIEKRNRQRRGKEVMKNRKRRGKRRGGSGPINAPSNDLENSRCALLNWNNYEEDEVVAEGKISSTNPSTKVHCVPLGRNCWKVWVDVVFDEYQTMEVYRATMDAKQLGEAVGSTLAWPKSSIEMLP, encoded by the exons ATGGAGCAAGACTGCTTGTCCGGCGTCGCCGCCGTCGAGCACGTCCTGCTTAGCCTCGGCTCCGTCGACCGCGTCACTGACTCCGCCGACCTCGGTTGTCAATCTCTGACGCATTTCGACGGCCAAATTTCCGGCGTTACGGCTACGAAG TTTGAGGTACAGTTTCTGTCAAGATGGAGAAACAATGGCTGCAATTTGATAGAGAAAAGGAACAgacaaagaagaggaaaagaggtgatgaagaacagaaaaagaaggggaaaaagaagaggaggaagtggACCAATCAATGCTCCAAGCAATGATCTTGAAAATAGCAGATGTGCACTTTTGAATTGGAACaattatgaagaagatgaagtggtAGCTGAAGGAAAGATCTCTTCAACAAATCCAAGTACAAAAGTTCATTGTGTGCCTCTTGGACGAAATTGTTGGAAGGTTTGGGTTGATGTGGTGTTTGATGAGTATCAGACTATGGAAGTGTACAGAGCAACCATGGATGCCAAACAACTTGGTGAAGCTGTAGGAAGCACTCTTGCATGGCCCAAAAGCTCCATTGAAATGCTTCCTTAG
- the LOC133724373 gene encoding uncharacterized protein LOC133724373, which translates to MIKSSLKPKLVPTYLSGQLPTPKSTTNPSLPVLPGLDWRITGSHTPVLSLSLCAPFFSLFSLIFSPSCFSLCLFDHDPTVKNERSLRRCFLEVSDPQTLRSHFLVSGCRKMETNYGSVGVNGASLTRAVEALAALLLSALLRTQLLALDPLAFLPNNGAGIKEDPHTTSQAKPADAEGDDEDDDGDGGLEEGEEDLSSEEGEEYGNKPNNNKSNSKKAPEGGAGGGAEENGEEEEGDEEDGDDQEDDNEDDNDEEDDDDDDDDDNDDGGEEDEEGVEEENEEEEEDEDEEALQPPKKRKK; encoded by the exons atgATTAAAAGCTCCTTAAAACCCAAACTTGTCCCTACCTACCTCTCCGGGCAGCTCCCCACACCAAAATCTACTACTAATCCCTCCCTGCCCGTCCTGCCCGGACTTGACTGGAGAATTACGGGCAGTCACACACcagtactctctctctctctctgtgctcccttcttctctcttttctctctgatATTTTCCCCATCTTGTTTCTCTCTGTGTCTCTTCGATCACGATCCTACGGTCAAGAATGAACGCAGCCTCCGCCGCTGTTTTCTAGAGGTTTCCGACCCTCAAACCCTCAGATCTCACTTCCTG GTGTCTGGTTGCCGCAAAATGGAAACTAACTACGGTTCGGTCGGAGTCAACGGCGCGTCGCTAACACGCGCCGTGGAGGCCTTGGCTGCTTTGCTGCTCTCGGCTCTGCTCCGGACCCAGCTCTTGGCTCTG GATCCCCTTGCGTTTTTACCTAACAACGGAGCTGGTATTAAAGAAGATCCTCACACTACATCCCAAGCTAAGCCAGCTGATGCCGAgggagatgatgaagatgatgatggtgatggtggacttgaagaaggtgaagaggacTTGTCatctgaagaaggagaagagtaTGGCAACAAACCGAACAACAATAAGAGTAACTCAAAGAAGGCTCCAGAGGGTGGAGCAGGAGGTGGGGCTGAAGAGAatggagaagaggaagagggcgatgaagaagatggtgatgaccAAGAAGATGACAATGAGGACGACAATGATGAAGAGgatgatgatgacgacgacgatgatgaCAATGACGATGGAGGAGAAGAGGATGAGGAAGGAGTCGAGGAGGAgaatgaggaggaggaagaagatgaagatgaggaagcACTTCAGCCcccaaagaagaggaagaagtag